In Vagococcus hydrophili, one DNA window encodes the following:
- a CDS encoding CTP synthase — MTKYIFVTGGVVSSIGKGIVAASLGRLLKNRGLKVTIQKFDPYINIDPGTMSPYQHGEVFVTDDGAETDLDLGHYERFIDINLNQYSNVTTGKIYSEVLQKERKGEYLGATVQVIPHITNEIKDKIMRAASTTDSDIIITEVGGTVGDIESLPFLEALRQIKTDVGSENVMYIHTTLIPYLKAAGEMKTKPTQHSVKELRSLGIQPNILVIRTEEEVSEGTKEKLAQFCDVPKEAVIESRDVDTLYSIPLNLQAQNMDQIVCDHLKIEAPAADMTEWKQLEQRVLNLEKTVKIALVGKYVELPDAYLSVVEALKHAGFESNSDIDINWVQAEDITEENVSEYLSDADGILVPGGFGDRGLEGKIEVIRFARENDVPFLGICLGMQMACVEFARNVVGLKGAASGETTPNAEHKIIDLMKDQENIENLGGTLRLGLYPCEIKAGTKTAEAYNNQAEVAERHRHRYEFNNDYREMFEEKGLTFSGVSPDNRLVEIVELSDKKFFVAAQFHPELISRPTKPQALFNGFVKASLK; from the coding sequence ATGACAAAATATATTTTCGTAACAGGTGGCGTTGTGTCATCAATCGGTAAGGGAATCGTCGCAGCATCACTAGGGAGACTACTAAAAAATCGTGGACTTAAGGTAACGATTCAAAAGTTTGATCCATACATCAACATTGATCCAGGAACTATGAGTCCGTATCAACATGGGGAAGTGTTTGTAACAGATGATGGGGCAGAGACAGACTTAGACTTAGGTCATTACGAACGATTTATTGATATCAATTTAAATCAATATTCTAACGTAACGACAGGTAAAATTTATTCAGAAGTTCTTCAAAAAGAACGTAAAGGGGAATACTTAGGAGCAACAGTTCAAGTTATTCCACATATTACCAATGAAATTAAAGATAAAATTATGCGTGCCGCAAGCACCACTGATTCTGACATTATCATTACAGAAGTTGGGGGAACTGTTGGGGATATTGAATCATTACCATTTTTAGAAGCACTGCGCCAAATTAAAACAGATGTGGGTTCTGAAAATGTGATGTACATCCATACAACGCTGATTCCTTATTTAAAAGCAGCAGGGGAAATGAAAACAAAACCAACTCAACATAGTGTCAAAGAATTAAGAAGTTTAGGCATCCAACCAAACATCTTGGTGATTAGAACAGAAGAAGAAGTTTCAGAAGGCACGAAAGAAAAATTAGCCCAGTTCTGTGATGTTCCAAAAGAAGCGGTGATTGAGTCACGAGACGTGGATACGTTGTACTCAATTCCTTTAAATCTACAAGCACAAAACATGGATCAAATTGTCTGTGACCATTTAAAAATTGAGGCACCAGCTGCTGATATGACAGAGTGGAAACAATTAGAACAACGTGTCTTGAATTTAGAAAAAACAGTAAAAATCGCTTTAGTTGGTAAATACGTTGAATTACCAGATGCTTACCTTTCTGTTGTTGAAGCTTTAAAACATGCTGGATTTGAATCAAATTCAGATATTGATATTAACTGGGTTCAAGCAGAAGATATCACAGAAGAAAACGTGTCAGAATACTTATCTGATGCAGATGGTATTTTAGTTCCAGGTGGTTTTGGTGATCGCGGCTTAGAAGGAAAAATCGAGGTTATTCGTTTTGCCCGTGAAAACGATGTGCCGTTCTTAGGTATTTGTCTAGGTATGCAAATGGCTTGCGTAGAGTTTGCTAGAAACGTTGTCGGACTTAAAGGAGCAGCTTCAGGAGAAACAACACCTAATGCAGAGCATAAAATTATTGACTTAATGAAAGACCAAGAAAACATTGAAAACTTAGGTGGTACTTTACGTTTAGGTTTATATCCATGTGAGATTAAAGCAGGAACAAAAACGGCAGAAGCTTATAACAATCAAGCAGAAGTAGCAGAAAGACACCGTCACCGTTATGAGTTTAACAATGATTACCGTGAAATGTTTGAAGAAAAAGGCTTAACATTCTCAGGTGTTTCTCCAGATAATCGTTTAGTTGAAATCGTCGAATTATCAGATAAAAAATTCTTCGTAGCAGCTCAGTTCCATCCAGAGTTAATCTCTCGTCCGACGAAACCACAAGCGCTGTTTAATGGGTTTGTTAAGGCTAGTTTGAAGTAA
- a CDS encoding dihydrolipoyllysine-residue acetyltransferase, producing the protein MAFKFKLPDIGEGIAEGEIVKWFVKEGDTINEDDTMLEVQNDKSVEEIPSPVTGKVLKVVVAEGTVANVGDVLVEIDAPGHEDDTEEAAPAVEAAPVATPAQAPAGGVFQFKLPDIGEGIAEGEIVKWFVKAGDTINEDDTMLEVQNDKSVEEIPSPVTGTVVSIVVAEGTVANVGDVLVEIDAPGHNDAAPVAAATTAAPVATPAAAPASTTPTGAPSKRVLAMPSVRQHAREKGVDITLVTPTGKGGRVIKSDIDNFGGAPVAAAVETTTEAATTATTAAPVAKAAAPVAFVGTPEAEVREKMTPTRKAIAKAMVNSKHTAPHVTLHDDVEVSALWDHRKKFKDVAASRNTKLTFLPYVVKALTATMKEFPIMNASIDDTTDELVYKNYYNIGIATDTDHGLYVPNVKDANTKSMFDIADEINAKASLAIEGKLTAADMRGGTVTISNIGSVGGGWFTPVINYPEVAILGVGTITQQPVVNSDGELAVGRMMKLSLSFDHRIVDGATAQKAMNNIKRLLANPELLLMEG; encoded by the coding sequence ATGGCTTTTAAATTTAAATTACCAGATATTGGTGAAGGTATTGCAGAAGGCGAAATCGTAAAATGGTTCGTTAAAGAAGGCGATACTATCAACGAAGACGATACAATGTTAGAAGTACAAAACGATAAATCAGTAGAAGAAATTCCTTCTCCTGTAACAGGTAAAGTTCTTAAAGTAGTAGTAGCTGAAGGAACAGTAGCAAACGTAGGTGACGTATTAGTAGAAATCGACGCTCCAGGGCATGAAGATGATACTGAAGAAGCGGCTCCAGCCGTTGAAGCAGCACCAGTAGCTACTCCAGCACAAGCTCCAGCTGGCGGTGTTTTCCAATTCAAATTACCAGATATTGGTGAAGGTATTGCAGAAGGCGAAATCGTAAAATGGTTCGTTAAAGCAGGAGACACAATCAACGAAGACGATACAATGTTAGAAGTACAAAACGACAAATCAGTAGAAGAAATTCCTTCTCCTGTAACAGGTACTGTTGTAAGTATCGTAGTTGCAGAAGGAACAGTAGCAAACGTAGGTGACGTATTAGTAGAAATCGATGCACCTGGACACAACGATGCAGCTCCAGTAGCAGCAGCTACAACAGCAGCACCAGTTGCAACTCCAGCAGCAGCACCAGCATCAACGACTCCAACTGGCGCACCAAGCAAACGCGTTTTAGCTATGCCTTCAGTACGTCAACATGCTCGTGAAAAAGGTGTAGATATTACTTTAGTAACTCCAACTGGTAAAGGTGGACGTGTTATTAAATCTGATATCGATAACTTTGGTGGCGCACCAGTCGCAGCAGCTGTTGAAACAACAACAGAAGCAGCAACTACAGCTACAACGGCAGCACCAGTTGCTAAAGCAGCAGCACCAGTAGCATTCGTTGGAACGCCAGAAGCTGAAGTTCGCGAAAAAATGACACCAACTCGTAAAGCTATTGCTAAAGCGATGGTTAACAGCAAACACACTGCACCTCACGTAACATTACATGATGATGTAGAAGTTTCTGCACTTTGGGATCACCGTAAGAAATTTAAAGATGTTGCGGCATCAAGAAATACTAAATTAACATTCTTACCATACGTTGTTAAAGCTTTAACAGCCACTATGAAAGAATTCCCAATCATGAACGCATCAATTGATGATACAACTGATGAGTTAGTTTACAAAAACTACTACAACATCGGTATCGCAACAGATACAGATCATGGTTTATATGTACCAAACGTTAAAGATGCAAACACTAAGAGCATGTTTGATATCGCTGATGAAATCAACGCAAAAGCATCGCTTGCAATCGAAGGTAAATTAACTGCAGCTGACATGCGTGGTGGTACTGTAACAATCAGTAACATCGGATCTGTTGGTGGTGGTTGGTTCACACCAGTAATTAACTACCCTGAAGTAGCTATCTTAGGTGTTGGTACTATTACACAACAACCAGTTGTTAATTCAGATGGTGAATTAGCTGTTGGCCGTATGATGAAATTATCATTAAGTTTTGATCACCGTATTGTCGATGGAGCAACTGCTCAAAAAGCTATGAATAACATTAAACGTTTATTAGCTAATCCAGAATTATTATTAATGGAAGGATAA
- a CDS encoding Abi family protein — protein sequence MSKKTMLISDVSKPYQDIEVYPDKNLFIDGYKFPIPIKQKSKKIEIKEAKEIKIPKKIPEMIVQFKDHGITFTSSEEVLAGEILRTINYYRLSVFMLYLKEDKSFSNLLKLYEFDSFLRMSINRLIPSIEVLLKTNLAYFLSTNREILTNDRILPSGLIYLDKTIYKERHLNNKDVDRWYSKVAEELFKKQEKDVMIKHHVEYYSGHIPIWVMVEHLTIGELSSFITYLDRPIRKKWMDQLSEEIPQRLIIEWVKTIQILRNTGAHCSRFYSKYFNFNPTMLKMDEELIFKNIEYDKEQLSLIKSKFSHSVFAGLLVMKNFYMLLGITERENWNVFVEKLENKITDTPEVNISNMSFPKHWKEILIFEI from the coding sequence ATGAGCAAAAAAACTATGTTAATAAGTGATGTATCTAAACCATACCAAGATATAGAAGTATATCCAGACAAAAATTTATTCATAGATGGCTATAAGTTTCCTATTCCAATCAAGCAAAAATCTAAAAAAATAGAAATTAAAGAAGCTAAAGAAATAAAAATACCAAAAAAAATACCAGAAATGATTGTTCAGTTTAAAGATCATGGAATTACTTTTACTTCATCAGAGGAAGTTCTGGCTGGAGAAATTTTAAGAACAATCAATTATTATCGACTATCAGTGTTTATGTTGTATTTAAAAGAGGATAAGAGTTTTTCAAATTTGTTAAAATTATATGAATTTGATAGTTTTTTGAGAATGTCTATAAACAGATTAATTCCTTCAATAGAAGTCCTTTTAAAAACCAATTTAGCTTATTTTTTATCGACTAATCGAGAGATACTAACAAATGATAGAATATTACCAAGTGGCTTAATTTATTTAGATAAAACTATTTATAAAGAGAGACATTTGAACAATAAAGATGTTGATAGATGGTATTCAAAAGTTGCAGAGGAGCTTTTTAAAAAGCAAGAGAAGGATGTTATGATAAAACATCATGTTGAATATTATAGTGGACATATTCCGATATGGGTTATGGTGGAACATTTGACGATTGGTGAGTTAAGTTCTTTTATCACCTACTTAGATCGACCGATTAGAAAAAAATGGATGGATCAATTGAGTGAAGAGATACCTCAGAGATTAATAATTGAGTGGGTTAAGACTATTCAAATTCTCAGAAATACTGGAGCTCATTGTTCAAGATTTTACTCTAAGTATTTCAATTTTAATCCAACGATGTTAAAAATGGATGAAGAGTTGATATTTAAAAATATTGAATATGACAAAGAACAATTATCTTTGATAAAATCAAAATTTTCGCATTCAGTTTTTGCAGGTTTACTTGTAATGAAAAATTTTTATATGTTACTAGGTATTACTGAAAGAGAAAATTGGAATGTATTTGTTGAAAAACTAGAAAATAAGATAACTGATACACCAGAAGTAAATATATCAAATATGAGTTTTCCAAAGCATTGGAAAGAAATATTGATATTTGAGATATAA
- a CDS encoding L-threonine 3-dehydrogenase → MKRIMITGCLGQIGSELVDRLRREKGVDNVLATDIRKPEDHRIVKGGKFEVLDVLDEERMYELAKEFEADTMIHLASLLSSVAEDKPQIAWHINMSGLMNALEVARKLDLQFFTPSSIGAFGPETPKVSTPQDTLQRPKTMYGITKVAGELLCDYYHDKFGVDTRGVRFPGLISYDTLPGGGTTDYAVEIYYEALKAGKYVCPLGEDTAMDMMYMPDAINAIIKLMEIPEDRLVHRNAFNISAMSFTPKDILASIQQEMPEFTMTYEVNPKLQGIADSWPDSLDCDAAAKEWDFKPEYGLEEMTKDMLVKLKAKLFVEA, encoded by the coding sequence ATGAAACGTATTATGATTACAGGATGTTTAGGACAAATTGGCTCTGAGTTAGTAGATCGTTTAAGAAGAGAAAAAGGCGTGGACAACGTTTTAGCAACCGATATTAGAAAACCAGAAGATCATCGCATTGTTAAAGGCGGAAAATTTGAAGTCTTAGATGTGTTAGATGAAGAACGTATGTATGAATTAGCGAAAGAGTTTGAAGCTGACACCATGATTCATTTGGCCTCACTTTTATCATCTGTGGCAGAAGATAAACCTCAAATTGCTTGGCACATCAACATGTCAGGTTTAATGAATGCTTTAGAAGTAGCTAGAAAATTAGATTTACAATTCTTTACACCAAGTTCAATTGGTGCCTTTGGTCCAGAAACACCAAAAGTTAGTACGCCTCAAGATACATTACAACGTCCTAAAACGATGTATGGTATCACAAAAGTTGCGGGTGAATTGTTATGTGATTACTACCATGATAAATTTGGTGTGGATACTCGTGGGGTTCGTTTCCCTGGTCTGATTTCTTACGATACTTTACCAGGTGGAGGAACAACGGATTACGCAGTAGAAATTTATTATGAAGCTCTAAAAGCAGGTAAATATGTGTGTCCATTAGGTGAAGATACAGCGATGGATATGATGTATATGCCTGATGCGATTAATGCGATTATTAAATTAATGGAAATTCCAGAAGACCGCTTAGTTCACCGTAATGCCTTTAATATCTCTGCTATGTCATTTACACCAAAAGATATTTTAGCAAGCATTCAACAAGAGATGCCAGAATTCACCATGACTTATGAGGTGAATCCAAAACTTCAAGGAATTGCAGATTCATGGCCAGATTCACTAGATTGCGATGCAGCAGCTAAAGAATGGGACTTTAAACCAGAATATGGTTTAGAAGAGATGACAAAAGATATGTTAGTAAAATTAAAAGCTAAATTGTTTGTAGAAGCATAG
- a CDS encoding glycine C-acetyltransferase has protein sequence MSPTLENFLDEGLGNLKSKGLYSTIDVLDGANGPMITIDGQEKINLASNNYLGFATHPEMIKAANEATETYGVGAGAVRTINGTLAIHRELEERIAKFKGTEAAIAFQSGFNCNMGAISAVMNKDDAILSDSLNHASIIDGCRLSRAKIIRVNHSDMKDLEEKAKEAVESGLYKKVMYITDGVFSMDGDVAKMPEIMAIAEKYNLIVYVDDAHGSGVLGKGAGTVKEFGLSDKVDFQMGTLSKAIGVVGGYVAGSEKLISWLKSQARPFLFSTSLTPGASAAVIKAIDLMESDSSYVDNLWENANYFKEKLKGIGYDIGHSETPITPVILGDEKLAQEFAKNLIANGVYVKPIVFPTVPLGTGRVRNMPTAAHTKEMLDKAVAVYEKVGKEMKII, from the coding sequence ATGAGTCCAACGTTAGAAAATTTTTTAGATGAAGGGTTAGGAAATTTAAAATCTAAAGGTCTTTATTCAACTATTGACGTCTTAGATGGGGCTAATGGACCAATGATTACAATCGACGGTCAAGAGAAAATTAATTTAGCATCTAACAACTATTTAGGATTTGCCACACATCCTGAAATGATTAAAGCGGCGAATGAAGCAACAGAAACTTACGGTGTGGGAGCTGGAGCTGTTAGAACAATTAATGGTACTCTAGCGATTCACCGTGAACTTGAAGAACGCATTGCTAAATTCAAGGGAACAGAAGCAGCGATTGCTTTCCAATCAGGATTTAACTGTAACATGGGAGCTATCTCGGCTGTTATGAACAAAGATGATGCTATTCTTTCTGACAGTTTAAATCATGCGTCAATCATTGATGGGTGTCGTTTGTCTCGCGCGAAAATTATTCGTGTCAATCACTCAGACATGAAAGATTTAGAAGAAAAAGCCAAAGAAGCAGTGGAAAGTGGTCTATATAAAAAAGTGATGTATATTACAGATGGTGTCTTTTCAATGGATGGCGACGTGGCTAAAATGCCTGAAATCATGGCAATTGCTGAAAAATACAACTTAATCGTGTATGTGGATGACGCTCACGGTTCAGGCGTTCTTGGAAAAGGTGCTGGAACAGTGAAAGAATTTGGTTTGTCTGATAAAGTAGATTTCCAAATGGGAACATTATCTAAAGCAATTGGTGTTGTGGGTGGTTATGTGGCAGGTTCTGAGAAATTAATCAGTTGGTTAAAATCTCAAGCAAGACCTTTCCTTTTCTCAACTTCATTAACACCAGGAGCTTCGGCTGCAGTAATTAAAGCCATTGATTTAATGGAAAGTGATTCAAGCTATGTTGATAATTTATGGGAAAATGCGAATTACTTCAAAGAAAAATTGAAAGGCATTGGCTATGACATTGGTCATTCAGAAACACCAATCACACCAGTTATCTTAGGTGATGAAAAATTAGCTCAAGAATTTGCGAAGAATTTAATTGCAAATGGTGTTTATGTGAAACCAATCGTCTTCCCAACTGTACCACTTGGAACAGGACGTGTTAGAAATATGCCAACGGCGGCCCATACAAAAGAGATGCTGGACAAGGCTGTAGCAGTTTATGAAAAAGTCGGAAAAGAAATGAAAATCATTTAG
- a CDS encoding GNAT family N-acetyltransferase has product MNLITERLLLRPILEKDMVDYFEFYSEVENCLYLLNEPWTESNMQDNFKPKLENKSFLKRTSTLLSVIYNRKAIGEISIISCDMKDTIEIGYIFNSDYAHQGFALEALTATFDYLFSQQNTHRIYADVDARNFKSARLCENLSMRKEAHHIEDYWNKNEWTDSLIFGILKKEWLAKRESKKMRLEWNS; this is encoded by the coding sequence ATGAATCTTATAACTGAACGACTACTTTTGCGCCCTATCCTCGAAAAAGATATGGTTGATTATTTTGAATTCTATTCCGAAGTAGAGAATTGTCTCTATCTACTTAATGAACCTTGGACTGAATCTAACATGCAAGATAACTTTAAACCTAAACTAGAAAATAAAAGTTTTCTCAAACGAACCTCCACACTGCTTTCTGTGATTTACAACCGAAAAGCTATCGGAGAAATATCGATTATTTCTTGCGATATGAAAGACACGATTGAAATTGGTTATATTTTTAATTCTGACTACGCACATCAAGGGTTTGCCTTGGAAGCTTTAACAGCCACATTTGATTATCTCTTTTCACAACAAAATACCCACCGAATTTACGCAGATGTTGATGCTAGAAATTTCAAATCTGCTCGCCTTTGTGAGAATTTATCCATGAGAAAAGAAGCCCATCATATTGAAGACTACTGGAATAAAAATGAATGGACTGATAGTTTAATTTTTGGCATTCTAAAAAAAGAATGGCTAGCAAAAAGGGAAAGTAAAAAAATGAGGCTAGAATGGAACTCCTAA
- the lpdA gene encoding dihydrolipoyl dehydrogenase encodes MVVGDFAVELDTVVIGAGPGGYVAAIRAAQMGQKVAIIEREYIGGVCLNVGCIPSKALINAGHRFHEAKHGDIFGITSENVTLDFSKTQEWKDNGVVNKLTSGIRMLLKKNKVEIIEGEAFFVDENTLRVMTEESAQTYSFNNAIVATGSRPIEIKGFKFGKRIIDSTGGLNLTEVPKKLVIVGGGVIGAELGGAYANLGSEVTILEGSPQILPTFEKDMVKLVEKDFKEKGITTVTKAMAKEAIDNGDSVTVKYEANGKEEAIEADYVMVTVGRRPNTDDLGLEILGIDMTDRGLVKVDNQGRTNVKSVWAIGDIVPGAALAHKASYEAKIAAEAISGKAVAVDYIGMPAVAFTDPELATVGYTEKEAKEAGLDVKSSKFSLAGNGRAISLNKMDGFVRLVTTKEDNVLVGAQVAGVSASDIIAELGLAVESGMNAEDIALTIHSHPSLSEVTMDAAELALGLPIHM; translated from the coding sequence ATGGTAGTAGGAGATTTCGCAGTAGAATTAGATACAGTCGTTATTGGAGCTGGACCTGGAGGATACGTTGCAGCCATTCGTGCCGCACAAATGGGTCAAAAGGTTGCTATCATTGAACGTGAATACATAGGCGGTGTTTGTTTAAACGTCGGCTGTATTCCTTCAAAAGCCCTAATTAACGCTGGACATAGATTCCACGAAGCTAAACATGGTGATATTTTCGGGATTACTTCTGAAAACGTGACTTTAGATTTTTCTAAAACACAAGAATGGAAAGACAACGGTGTTGTTAACAAGTTAACTTCTGGTATCAGAATGTTACTTAAAAAGAACAAAGTTGAAATCATCGAAGGAGAAGCATTCTTCGTAGATGAAAATACATTACGTGTAATGACTGAAGAAAGTGCTCAAACTTATTCATTCAACAATGCTATTGTAGCAACTGGTTCTCGTCCAATTGAAATCAAAGGTTTCAAATTTGGTAAAAGAATTATCGATTCAACTGGTGGTTTAAACTTAACTGAAGTACCTAAAAAACTTGTCATCGTTGGTGGTGGAGTGATTGGTGCTGAATTAGGTGGAGCATACGCTAACTTAGGTTCTGAAGTAACTATTTTAGAAGGTTCTCCTCAAATTTTACCAACTTTTGAAAAAGATATGGTTAAATTAGTCGAAAAAGACTTTAAAGAAAAAGGCATCACAACTGTTACTAAAGCAATGGCTAAAGAAGCAATTGACAATGGTGACAGCGTGACTGTTAAATACGAAGCTAACGGTAAAGAAGAAGCTATCGAAGCTGATTACGTTATGGTAACTGTTGGTCGTCGTCCAAACACTGATGACTTAGGGTTAGAAATCTTAGGAATTGACATGACTGATCGTGGATTAGTTAAAGTTGATAACCAAGGACGTACTAACGTGAAAAGCGTATGGGCAATTGGAGACATCGTTCCTGGTGCTGCATTAGCTCATAAAGCAAGTTACGAAGCTAAAATAGCTGCTGAAGCAATCTCTGGTAAAGCAGTTGCTGTTGATTACATTGGTATGCCAGCAGTAGCCTTCACTGATCCAGAACTTGCAACAGTTGGTTATACTGAAAAAGAAGCTAAAGAAGCTGGTTTAGATGTTAAATCATCTAAATTCTCATTAGCAGGTAATGGCCGTGCTATCTCATTAAACAAAATGGATGGATTCGTTCGTTTGGTTACAACTAAAGAAGACAATGTTTTAGTTGGAGCACAAGTTGCTGGTGTGAGTGCAAGTGATATTATCGCTGAATTAGGTTTAGCTGTTGAATCAGGCATGAATGCTGAAGATATCGCATTAACAATCCATTCTCATCCTTCATTATCTGAAGTAACAATGGATGCTGCTGAATTAGCATTGGGCTTACCAATCCACATGTAA
- a CDS encoding MFS transporter, with the protein MLVGLLIATLKFGIGFLLAIIIGIVSGKNKKKVIRNSVRLSVVYLILSFVYVYFALPAQSLSSLIFNNIISFLIGMIFVLFMTGTTANVSSSKGKRGTQVSFNSPKIVRNSMLAANLLALAYFVFVPVARILSTDEIYETISVKKVTETEELKSTKETPIAMSTKSARNKMQKMMSSVPNYSAYELGTTTAQMIDGEYVYVSALEYRSVWKWNRFKSVPGYFKISATNINAQPEFVEKEMKYVPSGYLWQDAERKIYSKSSNLARTGVVNLEIGEDGTPYYVQTLYKEYGISGKKRYDKFQTAVLNTITGETNIYDLKDVPKEIDAPITSSVASSMNSYYGKYGKGWWNSLFAKDDVKQPTSNGIYSSGAVTPLMSKNGELLYFTDFTSDDEKQDSALGYSLINARTGTMEFYRDKKGMMDSDGAIQIAEKIYPEKKWEAKMPILYNIEGMPTWIVSLLDTNGIFKGYVYISATDSDILVDGDDAEKTLQAFKVKLSLKGSNNKNTSKSDAKSVSGKVKRVNKIVIDGTETVSFMLENDPQVYTISTSNNVYSMFLKEGDQVSFEASISSDNPMTTIDDIKIEEVTPVK; encoded by the coding sequence ATGTTAGTAGGTCTATTAATTGCCACATTAAAATTCGGTATCGGCTTTTTATTGGCAATCATTATTGGGATTGTCTCAGGTAAAAATAAAAAGAAAGTCATTCGAAATTCAGTGAGATTAAGCGTTGTTTATCTTATATTGAGTTTTGTTTATGTTTATTTCGCACTACCAGCGCAATCATTAAGTAGTTTGATTTTTAATAATATTATCTCTTTCTTAATTGGGATGATTTTTGTTCTCTTTATGACTGGGACAACAGCAAACGTCTCTAGTTCTAAAGGCAAAAGAGGGACACAAGTTTCTTTTAACTCACCCAAGATAGTAAGAAATAGTATGCTCGCAGCTAATTTATTGGCACTGGCTTACTTTGTTTTCGTTCCAGTTGCTCGCATTCTAAGTACGGATGAAATTTACGAGACTATTTCAGTAAAAAAAGTAACTGAAACAGAGGAATTAAAATCAACCAAAGAAACACCAATTGCTATGTCCACAAAAAGTGCTCGCAATAAGATGCAAAAAATGATGAGTAGTGTCCCTAACTACAGTGCTTACGAATTAGGGACAACGACTGCACAAATGATCGACGGGGAATACGTTTATGTCTCGGCATTAGAATATCGTAGTGTTTGGAAATGGAACAGGTTCAAGAGTGTACCAGGTTACTTTAAAATTAGTGCCACAAACATTAATGCACAACCAGAGTTTGTTGAAAAAGAAATGAAGTATGTGCCAAGTGGTTATTTATGGCAAGATGCTGAGCGTAAAATCTACTCAAAATCATCTAACTTAGCTAGAACAGGTGTGGTGAATTTAGAGATAGGTGAAGACGGAACTCCTTACTATGTTCAAACGTTGTATAAAGAGTATGGTATCAGTGGGAAAAAACGTTATGACAAGTTCCAAACAGCTGTCCTTAATACAATCACAGGAGAAACAAACATTTATGATTTAAAAGATGTTCCAAAAGAAATTGACGCACCGATTACAAGTTCAGTGGCAAGTAGTATGAATAGTTACTATGGTAAATATGGTAAAGGTTGGTGGAATAGTTTATTTGCTAAAGATGATGTGAAGCAGCCAACGTCTAATGGTATTTACTCGTCAGGTGCAGTCACTCCTTTAATGTCAAAAAATGGTGAATTACTTTATTTTACCGATTTTACCAGTGATGATGAAAAACAAGATAGCGCTCTAGGTTACAGTTTAATTAACGCTAGAACAGGTACAATGGAGTTTTACCGTGATAAAAAAGGGATGATGGACAGCGATGGAGCGATTCAAATTGCTGAAAAAATTTACCCTGAAAAGAAATGGGAAGCGAAGATGCCAATCCTTTATAATATTGAAGGCATGCCAACTTGGATTGTTTCCTTACTTGATACAAATGGTATTTTTAAAGGTTACGTCTATATATCAGCCACAGATAGCGATATTTTAGTGGATGGGGATGACGCTGAGAAAACCCTTCAAGCCTTTAAAGTAAAACTAAGCTTAAAGGGTAGCAACAATAAAAATACTAGTAAATCAGATGCTAAATCTGTTTCTGGAAAAGTCAAACGAGTGAATAAAATCGTGATTGATGGAACAGAAACTGTGTCATTTATGTTGGAGAATGACCCACAAGTTTATACTATTAGCACATCAAATAATGTTTATAGTATGTTCTTAAAAGAAGGAGATCAAGTTTCTTTTGAAGCAAGTATTAGTAGTGATAACCCAATGACGACGATTGATGATATTAAAATTGAAGAAGTGACACCGGTTAAATAG